From one Populus alba chromosome 17, ASM523922v2, whole genome shotgun sequence genomic stretch:
- the LOC118037178 gene encoding disease resistance protein RGA2-like, whose product MAAPLAPLSSMVAAKLISSSTKVAANFFSSSTMVATKVKVGGCHQQASFFDNVKIIGNIPTVFAAEIAKSILGKLGSFAVQEFRLAWGLEDDLARLEERLRAINVVLSNAEKEQSKNDRLRFWLHMLREVLYDAEDVLDEIVCETLQRQVVRTKGSTSRKVRHFFSSSNKIAFRLRMGHKIKSIIERLAEISSLKSEFNLSEQAIDCSHVLREETEMNRSFESFSGLIGRDEDKERIINLLVAPFKVGHAHPLVLPIVGMGGLGKTSLAKVVCDAENVKSHFELKMEVCVSDDFSLKQVIQKIVKSATGERCVDLDGGELEKKLQEILKGKKYLLLLDDVWNEDAQKWLLLKPLLSKGAGGSKIIVSTRSQRVAEIMGTVTAYNLSLLGQEDCLSLFYKCAFKEGEMELYPNLVGIGKEIVAKCKQVPLAVINLGTQLYGKTDEKEWQSVRDSDKWEEEGNGILPALKISYQGLPTHLKRCFLYCSIFPKDYPFVDHLLVQFWMAHGLILQSSNPNENLEDAGLRYVRELISRCFFQDYEDRIVVVYFKMHDLMHDLASSLAQNEFSIISSQNCRFSKTTRHLSVLDSYSFFHQTLPKFSKNFHHLRSIVFADSLEGPACKTDFEKCLSKFKHLRSLELLDHSEFEDFPERIGALKHLRYLNFFWNTEMTRLPKSLFKLQNLQALVAGAKGLEELPKDVRYMISLRYLFLVTQQKRLPEGGIGCLKFLQTLYIFRCQNLENLCEDMHGLKSLRKLFIIGCDSLISFPRSIKCLTTLEEFCIIDCEKLDLMTIEEEKVEKIQPLSLSLRIVIFDNLPTTLALPEQLFQGSAESLKIFIIKYCSNIGEMPECIGNLNKLQNLVITHCPSLSKRCRRGTGEDWPKIKHIRKIEVDDDDSGEETSH is encoded by the coding sequence atggcagctcctcttgctcctttgtcatcaatggtggctgccaaacttatctcttcttcaacaaaggtggctgccaacttcttctcttcttcaacaatggtggctaccaaagttaaggttggtggttgccaccaacaagcctccttctttgacaatgtcaaaataattggcaatattccaacagtTTTTGCAGCCGAGATTGCAAAATCCATTTTAGGGAAGTTAGGCTCTTTCGCTGTTCAAGAATTTCGTTTGGCATGGGGACTTGAAGATGACCTTGCACGTCTTGAAGAGAGATTGAGAGCCATCAACGTGGTGCTATCCAATGCTGAGAAGGAACAATCAAAGAATGACAGGCTTCGGTTCTGGCTCCATATGCTCCGAGAAGTCTTGTATGATGCAGAGGACGTGCTGGACGAAATCGTGTGCGAAACTTTGCAAAGGCAGGTGGTGAGAACTAAAGGGAGCACCAGCAGAAAGGTACGACACTTCTTTTCAAGCTCTAATAAGATTGCATTCCGTTTAAGAATGGGTCATAAGATAAAGAGCATCATAGAAAGACTAGCTGAGATTTCATCTCTCAAGTCTGAGTTCAACCTCAGCGAGCAGGCTATTGATTGTAGTCATGTCTTGCGTGAGGAAACAGAGATGAACCGGTCCTTTGAGAGCTTTTCCGGTCTTATCGGAAGAGATGAAGACAAAGAACGCATCATCAACCTTTTAGTAGCACCTTTTAAGGTTGGACATGCACATCCCCTTGTCCTTCCGATCGTTGGAATGGGAGGACTGGGGAAGACATCTCTTGCCAAAGTGGTGTGTGATGCAGAAAATGTAAAAAGTCATTTTGAACTGAAGATGGAGGTATGTGTTTCAGAtgatttttccttgaaacaagtgatacaaaaaattgttaaatctgCAACTGGGGAAAGATGTGTGGATTTGGATGGGggtgaacttgaaaaaaaacttcaagaaattcTGAAAGGTAAGAAATACTTGCTTCTTTTGGATGATGTTTGGAATGAAGATGCTCAAAAATGGTTGTTGTTGAAACCTTTGTTATCAAAAGGTGCTGGTGGCAGTAAAATTATAGTGTCTACCCGTAGTCAACGTGTAGCTGAGATTATGGGTACTGTTACTGCATACAACCTAAGTCTTCTTGGTCAAGAGGACTGTCTGTCGTTGTTTTACAAGTGTGCATTCAAGGAAGGGGAAATGGAGTTGTATCCAAATTTGGTTGGAATTGGGAAAGAAATAGTGGCAAAATGCAAGCAAGTTCCTTTGGCAGTGATTAACTTGGGGACTCAGCTGTATGGTAAGACTGATGAAAAAGAGTGGCAATCGGTGAGAGACAGTGACAAGTGGGAAGAAGAGGGGAACGGAATTTTACCTGCCTTGAAAATAAGCTATCAAGGACTGCCGACTCACTTGAAAAGATGCTTTCTTTATTGTTCCATTTTTCCAAAAGATTACCCATTCGTAGATCACTTATTGGTGCAATTTTGGATGGCACATGGGCTCATTCTTCAATCATCGAATCCAAATGAGAACTTGGAAGATGCTGGCTTGCGTTATGTGCGCGAGTTGATCTCAAGATGTTTCTTCCAAGATTATGAGGATAGGATTGTTGTAGTTTACTTTAAAATGCATGATTTAATGCATGATCTTGCATCATCATTGGctcaaaatgagttttcaatCATAAGCTCTCAAAACTGCAGATTTTCCAAAACGACCCGTCATTTGTCAGTccttgattcttattcttttttccatcaAACTCTCCCCAAGTTCTCAAAGAACTTCCATCATCTGCGGTCAATAGTCTTTGCAGATAGTCTAGAGGGGCCTGCATGCAAAACAGACTTTGAGAAATGTTTGTCAAAATTTAAGCATTTGCGCTCTTTAGAGTTATTGGATCATTCTGAATTTGAGGATTTTCCGGAGAGGATTGGTGCCTTGAAACATTTAAgatatctcaattttttttggaacaCAGAAATGACAAGACTCCCGAAATCTCTTTTCAAATTGCAAAATTTGCAAGCTCTGGTTGCGGGTGCAAAAGGATTAGAAGAGTTGCCCAAAGATGTGAGGTACATGATCAGCCTTAGATATTTATTTCTAGTTACTCAGCAGAAGCGGTTGCCAGAAGGTGGGATTGGGTGCTTGAAATTTCTTCAAACTTTATACATTTTTCGTTGtcaaaatctagaaaatttatGCGAAGATATGCATGGTCTTAAAAGTCTTCGAAAATTGTTTATTATTGGATGTGATAGCTTGATTTCTTTCCCACGAAGCATAAAATGCTTAACTACACTGGAAGAATTTTGTATTATTGATTGTGAAAAGCTTGACTTGATGACGATAGAAGAAGAGAAAGTGGAGAAAATTCAACcactttccctttcccttcgtATTgtaatttttgataatttaccAACAACTCTTGCCTTACCAGAACAGCTTTTTCAAGGATCTGCAgaatccttaaaaatatttatcatcaaATACTGTTCAAACATTGGAGAAATGCCAGAGTGCATTGGCAATTTAAATAAACTTCAAAATCTTGTGATCACTCATTGTCCAAGTTTAAGCAAAAGGTGCCGAAGAGGAACCGGAGAAGATTGGCCCAAGATCAAACATATCCGTAAAATCGAGGTTGACGATGATGACAGTGGTGAAGAAACATCTCATTAG
- the LOC118037180 gene encoding disease resistance protein RGA2 has product MAEAFAAEIAKSLLGKLGSFAVQEFRLAWGLQDDLERLEERLKAINAVLSDAEDVLDEIECETLQRQVVKTKRSTSRKVQHFFTSSNMIAFRLRMGHNIKKIIERLAEISSLKSDFNLSEQPIDCSHVLDEETEMNRSFDSFSGLIGRDEDKERIINLLIPPFKVGDAHPLVLPIVGMGGLGKTSLAKSVCDAENVKSHFQLKMEVCVSDDFSLKQVIQKIIKSATGERCADLDEGELQNKLEEILNGRKYLLLLDDVWNEDAQKWLLLKPLLSKGAGGSKIIVTTRSQRVAEIMGTVPAYNLCLLGQEDCLLLFCKCAFKEGEMELNPNLVGIGKEIVAKCKQVPLAVINMGTQLYGKTDEKEWELVRDSEKWEEEGDGILPALKISYQRLPTHL; this is encoded by the coding sequence ATGGCAGAAGCTTTTGCAGCCGAGATTGCAAAATCCCTTTTAGGGAAGTTAGGCTCTTTTGCTGTTCAAGAATTTCGTTTGGCATGGGGCCTTCAAGATGACCTTGAACGTCTTGAAGAGAGATTGAAAGCCATCAACGCGGTGCTGTCCGATGCAGAGGACGTGCTGGACGAAATCGAGTGCGAAACTTTGCAAAGGCAAGTGGTGAAAACTAAACGGAGCACCAGCAGAAAGGTACAACACTTCTTTACAAGTTCTAATATGATTGCATTCCGTTTAAGAATGGGTCATAATATAAAGAAGATCATAGAAAGACTAGCTGAGATCTCATCTCTTAAGTCTGACTTCAACCTCAGCGAGCAACCTATTGATTGTAGTCATGTCTTGGATGAGGAAACAGAGATGAACCGATCCTTTGATAGCTTTTCCGGTCTTATTGGAAGAGATGAAGACAAAGAACGCATCATCAACCTTTTAATACCACCTTTTAAGGTTGGTGATGCACATCCCCTTGTCCTTCCGATTGTAGGAATGGGAGGCTTGGGGAAGACATCTCTTGCCAAATCGGTGTGTGATGCTGAAAATGTAaaaagtcattttcaactgaagaTGGAGGTATGTGTTTCAGAtgatttttccttgaaacaagtGATACAAAAGATTATTAAATCTGCAACAGGGGAAAGATGTGCGGATTTGGATGAGGGTGaacttcaaaataaacttgaagaAATTTTGAATGGTAGGAAATACTTGCTTCTTTTGGATGATGTTTGGAATGAAGATGCTCAAAAATGGTTGTTGTTGAAGCCTTTGTTATCAAAAGGTGCTGGTGGAAGTAAGATTATAGTAACTACCCGTAGTCAACGTGTTGCTGAGATTATGGGTACTGTTCCTGCGTACAACCTATGTCTTCTTGGTCAAGAGGATTGTCTGTTGTTGTTTTGCAAGTGTGCGTTCAAGGAAGGGGAAATGGAGTTGAATCCAAATTTAGTTGGAATTGGGAAAGAAATAGTGGCGAAATGCAAGCAAGTTCCTCTGGCAGTGATTAACATGGGGACTCAACTGTATGGTAAGACTGATGAAAAAGAGTGGGAATTGGTGAGAGACAGTGAGAAGTGGGAAGAAGAGGGAGATGGCATTTTACCTGCCTTGAAAATAAGCTATCAAAGACTGCCGACTCACTTGTAA